The Candidatus Sulfotelmatobacter sp. region TATACTTCTGCTAATACTTTCTGCTGCATATAGGTTCACGGGACCTCCGCTCTACCGCCCGTCAATTGACCGTCTCTAAATGGACGACCTGAAGGCACCATCGAAGCCGCGGAGGGATTCGCCCTTGCGCGTCCCCGATGCTCGGCTGACCGCACCCTCAGGCCTCGTCATCACCCACGAGGATATCGATCGCGCCCACGACCGCGAACGTGTCCTCACCACGCGCACTCAACGCGGCCCGTGGTCGCGCGCCCGGCTGCTCTGGCTTCTCGTCGGCCCCGGCATCCTCGTCATGCTCGGCGAAAACGACGGCCCCAGCATGCTGTCCTACGCCGGGACCGGCGCGCGTTACGGCATCGGATTCTTTCTGCCCTTCGTTGTGCTCACGTTCGTCATGGCGTGCATCGTCCAGGAAATGACAGTGCGTCTCGGCGCGGCCACGCATCGCGGCCATGCCGAACTCATCTTCGACCGCTTCGGCCCTTTCTGGGGATGGTTTTCCATGATCGACCTGATGGTCGGCAACTTCCTCACGCTGGTCACCGAATTCATCGCCATCCGCGCGGGCCTGGGATTCTTCGGCATTCGCCCCGCGGTCGCCGTCATTGGCGCATGGCTGGTGCTGTTCGTCGCTTTGATGGCACACCGCTACTGGACCTGGGAGCGCATCACTCTGTTCGCCGCCATGTTCAACCTGATATTCATCCCGGTCGCTCTGTTGAGCCATCCACACTGGGGTGCGATCGGCAGCGCACTGTTTACCTGGAAGCCCCTGCCCGGCGGAGTTACACCGGAAACGGTTCTCTTCCTGCTCTCCAACATCGGCGCAACGGTCACTCCCTGGATGCTTTTTTTCCAGCAGAGCGCCATCGCCGACAAAGGCCTGACCACTCACGATATTCGCTTCGGCCGCATCGACACCGTTCTGGGCGCGACCCTGGCGGCGCTGGCCGCACTCGCGACGATCGTCGCGACCGCGCCTCTGTTCGCGCACGGCATGTCCGCCGGAAATTTCGAAGGCGCCGAGTTCGCCCAGGCTCTGCAACCGTTCGTCGGACACTGGGGATCGGCTCTGTTTGCGCTTGGCATTTTTGAAGCCGGAATGGTGGCGGCCATCACGATTTCAACTTCTTCCGCGTACGCCTTCGGAGAAGTCGCGCACCGCCCGCACAGCCTGAATCTGCCCTTTCAGCAGGGAAAATCTTTTTATCTGGTCCTGATTCTCGAAGCCGCGGCCGCCGCCGGCCTGGTATTAATCCCCGACATCCCGCTGGTTTACATCGTGCTGCTGGTCAACGTGATTGCAGTCCTGGCCATGCCCCCCGCGCTTCTTTTTCTCTACATGCTGGTGAACGACCGCGAAATCATGGGCGATCTGGTGAGTCCTACCTGGGCGAACATTCTTGCGCTCGGCGTAGTGCTTATCCTCGTCGCAGCCGGGCTCCTGTTCGGCGTGAGCGTAGTCGCACCCCACGCCCTCGCGTTGCTGGGGGGAAAGTAATGGAAGCACATTTCAACCCCGACGACTCCGATATCAGCAGCGAAGATCTGGCCTCCGTCGTCAACTCCCTCGAACCGGACCAACTCATCTCCGCGAAGGAAAAACATCACTGCCCGCGCCGCCAGTTGACGCGTACCGAGAAGATCTTGTTCTGGGCGCTCCGCATTTATCTCGTCTTCATGTTCGGAGTAGTGATCTATCAAATCTGGAGCGGAGCCCCTAACTTTACTGCTCGATTCTATGTGAGCCCCTGTGCCCTCTGTGGTTAAAGCCTTCTCATCCCTCGCCACGCAATTTCCCGCGAAACGAATTACACTAGGGAGTTGCGATCTATGTAGGAGAACAACCGCCCGCGGCTGTCCTGCGGCGTGCGCGAAGTCATCCTTCCAGGGAAGGCCATCTCATGTCCGTGAATAGTTTCAACAGCAAATCTACCCTCAAGGTCAGCGACAAAGAATACGAAATTTACCGCCTCGACGCGCTCGACCAGCAAGGCATCTCGACCAAACACCTGCCCTTCTCGCTGCGCATCCTGCTGGAAAACTTGCTGCGAACCGAAGACGGGCGCAACGTGACCAAGGACGAAATTCGCGCCCTCGCCGCCTGGAACAGGTATTCGAAGCCGGAAAAAGAAATTGCCTTCACCCCCAGCCGCGTCCTCTTGCAGGATTTCACCGGCGTCCCTTGCGTCGTCGATCTCGCCGCCATGCGTGACGCCATGAAAACTCTGGGCGGCGACCCCGCGCTGATCAATCCCCTGCAACCGGTCGAATTGGTCATCGACCACTCGGTTCAAGTCGACGAGTTCGGCACGGCACAAGCTTTCGATCTAAATGCCCTGCTCGAATTCCAACGCAACAAAGAGCGCTATTCTTTTCTGCGCTGGGGCCAAACCGGATTCCGCAACCTCTCCATCGTCCCCCCAGACACCGGCATCGTCCATCAAGTCAACCTCGAATATCTAGCCCGCGTAGTCTTCGTCAATGAAACTCCCGGCAAACGCGTGGCGTATCCCGATACGCTCGTCGGAACAGACAGTCATACAACCATGATTAATGGGTTGGGGGTGTTGGGATGGGGCGTCGGTGGGATTGAAGCTGAGGCGGCGATGCTCGGGCAGCCGGTGTCCATGCTGATTCCGCTGGTAGTGGGCGTGAAGCTTTCCGGAAGATTGCGCGAAGGCGCGACCGCGACCGATCTCGTTCTCACCGTCACCGAAATGCTGCGCAAGCACGGCGTCGTAGGAAAGTTCGTCGAATTCTTTGGCCCGGGCCTGCGCGACCTGCCGCTCGCAGACCGCGCCACAATCGCCAATATGTCCCCAGAATACGGGGCAACTTGTGGAATTTTCCCGATTGATAAAGAGACGTTGAAATATTTGCGGTTGACTGGACGCAGCGAGGAGCAGATTGCGTTGGTCGAGGCTTATGCACGCGAGCAGGGAATTTTTCACGACGAGAAGACCGCGGAGGCGGAGTACTCTGAACTGCTTTCGCTCGATCTTGCAACCGTGGAGCCGAGTCTGGCGGGGCCGAAGCGTCCACAGGATCGCGTGGTGTTGTCGCAGGCGGGCGAGTCGTTTCAGAAGGCGTTGCCTTCGCTGATCAAGCCGAAGGCTGCGGCTGCATCAACGTCAACCGCGGCCGCAAACAAGACCACGACGAAGGAGCACTGGGAACTTGAAGGTGGCAGCCCTGCTGCGATCGGCGTGGAAGATCCGAACGTTCATGAGCATGTGCCGGCGTCGGTGAAGAATTCGCTGAAGCACGGCAGTGTCGTGATTGCGGCGATCACGTCGTGCACCAACACTTCGAATCCTTCGGTGCTGATTGGCGCGGGGTTGCTGGCGAAAAAAGCCGTCGAAAAGGGTTTGACCATGCCGGCGTGGGTGAAAACTTCTCTGGCTCCGGGATCGAAAACGGTGACCGAGTATCTGGCGAAGGCTGGGTTAACGCCGTATCTCGAGAAATTGAAGTTTCATCTGGTCGGTTATGGATGCACGACTTGCATCGGCAACTCGGGGCCGCTGCCGGAAGAAGTTTCGAAGGCGATCGACGAGAACGAGTTGGTCGTCGCGTCAGTGCTTTCCGGGAATCGCAATTTTGAGGGCCGCATCAACTCGGAAGTGCGCGCGAACTATTTGATGTCGCCGCCGCTGGTCGTGGCATTTGCGTTGGCGGGGCGCATCGACATTGACTTGCGCAAGGACCCGATTGGCAAAGGCCGCGACGGGCAACCGGTGTACATGGCCGACATCTGGCCGTCGCAGCGCGAGATTGAAGAGACCTTGCAGCAATCGATTTCGTCGGACATGTTCTCGAAATCTTACGCCGACGTGTTTTCGGGAGACGAGCGCTGGCGCGGGCTCGCCGTGCCTAAGGGCGAGACCTATGCGTGGGAAAAAGATTCCACTTACATTCGCCAGGCTCCGTATTTCGACGACATGGCGGTGAAACCGGAGCCGGTGCACGACATCAAGAAGGCGCGCGTGCTGGCGGTTCTCGGCGACAGCGTCACCACCGACCACATTTCGCCGGCGGGATCGATCAAGAAAGATAGTCCCGCGGGAAAATATTTGCAGGAACATGGCGTGAAGCCGGGGGATTTTAATTCTTACGGTTCGCGCCGCGGCAATCACGAAGTGATGGTGCGCGGAACTTTTGCCAACGTCCGACTGCGCAACAAGCTGGTCGCTACCGAAGGCGGATTCACGCGGCATCTGCCCACGGGAACCGAAATGTCGATCTTCGATGCGTCAGAAAAATATCGCGCGGCCGGCACGCCGCTCGTGATTCTCGCGGGCAAAGAATATGGAGCAGGCTCCTCGCGCGACTGGGCCGCCAAAGGCCCGGCCCTGCTGGGCGTGCGCGCCGTGATCGCCGAAAGCTACGAACGCATCCACCGCTCGAATCTGGTGGGCATGGGCGTGCTGCCGCTGCAATTTCCCGCGGGGCAGAATGCCGAGTCGCTCAAGCTGACCGGTGAGGAAGTATTCGAGATCACCGGCATCCGCGACCTGGTCGAGAAGTTCGCCGCAGGAAGCAAAGTGAAAGTGCGCGCGTCGGCGAAAGGCAGTCCAGATATCGAGTTCAACGCTCTGGTCCGCATCGATACGCCGCAGGAAGCGCTGTATTACGCGAACGGCGGGATCTTGCAGTATGTGTTGCGGCAGTTGTTGAAAGGTTAAGGATACAGCTTTCTGACTGTGCGAATCGTTTGATTGTCTTTATCACACGTTGAGCATTTCATCTCCGCCGCTTCGATCAAATAATCCATGATTTTGGTTACCCCGCCCTCAACAGCAAGTTCGACAACTGTATAGTACAGACCCCGATGCAGACGCTCTTCAAACGGATAGTCCACCATCCGACAGAATGTCTGCAAACTACGTTTGTGAGCGAATGGGCGCGTGTTACCGGTATTCATCGGAGCAAGGGTGATGGATTGTTGAAAGTCAGTGGCAAGCCGCAATGTGTCCAATATGAGCACGACATGAGTTTGGCTGCAGTATTCGCGCGCACACATCAGTGTCTGGAGACGTTCTTTGCACAGCCAGAAGAACACGCGAGAGTTCAGCATGTTGAGCCATTGCTCGAAAGAACATCCCTCGAGGGCTTTCTTTTCAAGCTTGGATCGATTAAGAGGTTTTTGGTCTCTGATCGTGGCTACGCCGTGATCCGGATGCTTAATGGGGACTGACTTATTCCTCTGTGTGGAGAGAATGGCAGGGCGGTCTGCCACCGGCACTAGGAAAAGGTTTAGAAGGGCTTCAGTGCTAAGCAGCCCGTGACGCTGGATACTTTCCCAGCTGCTGCCTTCTGCCATGTGATACAGGCGCGGATAGTGCGTGGCCAATTCCGTCGGCGTAACACTCATTACCACGCCCGCCGATCTATGATGCTACGGAAGTCGAACCTAGTAGAAATCAAACTCACAGGGGCAGCAGCAACTATCTCTACTTGTTCAATGAACTGGATGTCATCAACGTTCAACTGTTCGAATCGTCGAGCATTTTCATTGTTTTTGTGTAAGTAGTCTGCGAATGTTAGGGCCACGTCTGTCGGGCCGTTCAAAGCGGCGGCCTTACGAAGCAGAGCCCAGTCAAACTCGCTGACCCGGCGATCACGATTCGTAGTGGAAGTCTTCTCGGTTTTCTTCAGCTTTGCCAAGGCGATGCCACTACGCTGTGCCACATCGCTCCATTCGATTGGGAGAGACATTGGTCCAGAAGTGCCTTTGGGCGGATCCTGCACTCTTATGGGATAAGTACGGCACACCATAACAACTTTTCGCACTCGACTCGACATCACGGGACACTACCGTTGCTGGTTGCCTATCAGAAGCTGTAGCTGATGATGTGTGACTGCCCCTTCATCCATGAAGACTTTGTGCCCGGCATTGGGACCTCCGACACGCACAAGTACCTGATATTCGCGAGCTACGTAAGAAATGATATGGCCTTTACCTTCGCTCCCAAACTGCCCTCCTACGTACACGTCAACCAACCGAGAATAATCGCGAGTAACCAATCCCAAGTAGGTTGCTACGCGAACCAAAACATCTTCCGCTGTGCAGCGCTCTGTGTTTACAACAAAGTCTGCCGAATTTCTTAAGAGCGCGACGCGCGATTCCGTCGGGTCTTTCTCGACCGCGGAATAAGTGCGCAGCTCTTTTAAGCTGACATTTCCACGAGCCTTGTATCGCTTGGCGAGAGCAGGCGGCGACGCTTCCAGATGGACGTGCTTGACAGCAAAACCGTACGACTTGCGGATCGCTTTTATTTGTTCGAGAATTCGAACTGCATCAACAACAACTACATCGTCTTGCCCTATTTTTCCGTCGACAATATGTCTTTTCAGCGCATTGAGAACCCACTCCCCGCCGGTTTCTTTGTCGAGTTCGGTTCCGAATTGTTGTAGAGCCGTCCGTTCTGCTGGCAACGTCTTCTTAAGTTTCGAGAGAGCTAGGTCTTGCAGAACGTCCTTCGTCTTTAGCCTGCTTGCAGTGTACTGCCTCCGTAGATTGTCAGAAAGCGTGCTTTTGCCTGCAGAGACACTTCCAGAAATTAGAACGATCAGTTTTGGCATTGCACCGCCCTTACGCTGTGAACGCTAGGTCTTGCTGTGCCTTGGCCCTTTCCTTCCCCTGAGGTAAGTCATACACGAACACTTTTATTGCGGCTTGAACTAGAACTTCACGGACGATTTCCTCAACGACGGGCCAAGCGCCGCCAGCCAGTCCTGTTCCTATACGGGGCATATGAACTGTAGCGTTTTTTGCTTTGGCGATCTTGGCCACTTGCAATAAACCATCACGAAGCGCCCCGTAGCGAATGCGGGGACGTGGCGACGGGCCATATCCATGTTGTGCAACAAGGCTGGTCAAGACCACATTGGGCTGTAGTTCATTCGCAATCACATTTCCGAGCTTCAACTTTGCTTTGTCGTTCGTCACCTCTAGAGTAAAGGCGCGCTGTGCCGAGGGCCATTTATTCTTTACGGCTGCTGCAAAGCCCCCCCCTCCCCACGTAAAAGCACCGTCATTAACGACCTGCACCAGTACCTTGCTACCGTCTCCCCGAGTTGAGGTCGCGTCACCTCGAACATACGTTATCGGCAGCCCGGCCCTAGATTGTTCCTGCGGCGGTCGTAGAAAGCCAATTACGCGGGGATAAATGTCCAGCGGGAATGGTGCAATACCTACGCATTCCAAGTTCACATCCCCTAATGGAGACCAGTGTTCGCTTTGCTTAGCTGTGAAGCCGATGGCAGTGCACTCGGCAGCTGCAGTTTTCGTTGGTAGGTTCCATCCAGGCCGGAGTGACCATTGGGCGGCGCTCGCTGTAGGCGTTGCATAGTCGATTACGTATCGCCCAGCTGCATCGCGATGAGAAGAAAATGCCAACGCCGTTTCGCTCGTCAAGCGGCAGATGCGAAGAAGGGCTGCTTCAGCAGAGGCTTCGTATTTTTCCCGTAACGCCAAAACTGTATCGACAGAAGCCCGCAAAGTATCGATTTGCTTTAGTGCCCCTGTAGGCAAAAGGAATTCAGCCGCAGCCATGTTGCACAAAGTTTCTAATTGCCAGTCATCGCGTCTGGCTGCGTTGTGCGTACCACGATGACGGATCGTGTCTGCACAATCCGGAAAAAGCGTGTGTGCTATTTCATGAAAGACGGAATATCGAGTTCGTCTTCGTGGTCTGTCAGGGTTGAACTCAATCCTGAAACGACCCCCAACCGGCACTGTCCTCGCATCCAGCACTTCTGTTGTAGGCTGGGTCTGAATCCCTAATAACTCGGCAAGTTTGAATGGATCAAAAGGCGGGCCTTGCCAGCCAAGCTCCAGTGCGCGGAAAACAAGATCTCTGGCCTCTGAGGTTATTGCCTCAATAGGATCACGTCCACGACTGAGAGCGCGCACCGATGGATTTGTCCAAAACACTGATTGCAATCTAGTTCACCTTTGAGGAGGATGGCCCGACGTATCGAAGCTCTTCACTAAGCGTGAAATATATCCTAAATGGAACAGCGACGAGTAGAATTTTCTATCTGTTCCGTATTCGTAACGTCGTGTTCTGGCTGCGAGAGCGAACCTCAACGACTGAAGCCGTTTAGATTTGTGACCTTTGCGGCACGGCTGAAGCCGTGCCCTTCCACGAAGCTTCCACGCGACGATTTCGATGGCCTTCCAGGCGACGGCTTCTGCGATAGGCGGCTCCCTGGCGGCGCAAGCAAACAGCAGATTCCTCCCCTTCGCTCTGCTCAGGGTCGGAATGACAAGCCGAATAACGGGCGCAGCCCTCTAGCGATTTCCGAGACGCGACAGGGCGCACCGATTCTTGGCGAGCATTTTCCAGGCTTCGCGGTACTTCTCATAGAGGTAAGGGCATCGCGTCGAGGGCCGCACCGGGCAGAGCTGGAGGCCTTGAATGTGCTGACGCAGGAGTACAGCAGCGGGGATGAGGTACCAAGCGTCCGTTGGAATCACATAGGCGGCGAACAGATCAACCTGCTCGAGGCTGTAGCCGGTCTGGAAATCCTGCGGTTTGAACTCGCAGTAGTACCCAGTGCCCCGCCGGTAGCTGCTCGACTTAACTTGCACGCGTAAATAGTTCGATCCGTGATGGATACCGACATCGCAGGCCGCGGAATCTCCCCATGGCTTGGAGATTCCGAATCCGCGTAACGCCGCAGCTGCCATGAATAGTAACTCGACCCATTCGCCCCGTTGTTTGAACGTCCTGAACTTCTCCCACTGCTCCATCTGCATCGCCCCTGACTCGTCCCGGAAAAGAAAAAGGCGCGACCGGTGGGCCGCGCCTTTAATCCACTCTATATATCTAGTCTAGCAATTTGGCGGGAGTAAACCGGAAAAGATTTGAACTTTATATTTGGAATGCTTTCATGGGGTTGGGTGGAAACGTGTGTTTTTTGCCTCTTGACAAGATTTTTGGGGAAAGCGGGTTTCGGCGCTGCAAGTGGGGGCGGGGTTTGTTTTGAGGTCAAGGACAGCAGGTCCCTCGGCTGCGTTCGGCTTCGCCGGCATTCGCGGATGACAACTTTAAAAGTTGGCGAGATTTCCAGGCAAAGGCTTTGGGTTAGAACTCGACATGCGCGCGCAAACTAGAACTCTACGTGGGCGCGGAAGTAGGGGACGACTACGGGGCCGCGGTCGCGGTTGTAGCCGGGGTTGTTGATGTGCTGGAGGCCGGGGGCGAGATAGATTCCGCGCCAGACGTGGACGGTGTAGTAGGACTCGAGGATATTTTCGCGGCCGTAGTTGAGATGGCCGTCGCCGAGGAGGAATCCCAGGCCGCCGGCGGCCAGATAATTCTGGTGATCTTTTTTGATGGCGTTGCTGACGAAGGCGATGCCGGCGCGGTCCTGTTTGCGATGCCACCACGCGCCGTTTGCGCCGACGCCTTCGGCGACGGTTTGATCGACCTCGGTGTAGGCGAAGGACTCGGTCTTGCCATTGTCCCATCCGAAGCGGGCGAAGGCGGTGAGGTAGTGCGTGAGAGTTTGCTCGGTGTTGATGCCGAAGCCATATTTTCGAGTGATGTGCCAAGGATGGGCGGTGATGTCGGGAGTTGTGTCTTGTGCCGCGGCCTGGATGATCTGATCGCGGTAGATGCCCATGTTGGCGTAGTTGGTAAAGGCGAGCAGGCGGACGACACCGGTTCTTTTCGGAAGCACGCCGCGGCGCAATTCGTATTCCCAGTTTTCGCCGTGGGCCTGCCACGGCTGCCAGACCAGATCGATCCCGTTGGCGACTTTGGGCATGAGGGCTTCGGCGAAACGGAATCCCCAGTTGCGGTCTTCGTAATCGGCGGTGAGGCCGACAGTGTAACCACGCGTGTCGGCTGCATAGTCCCAGGCGCCGTTGTTGTCGATGGTCCAATTCGCGAACTGGAAGTGAGTGTCGGAGCCGACGGAATTGATGTCGAAGAAATCGGGCATGGAGAATTTGCCGATGCGGAATTCGATGCGGCGGCGGGGCAGTTCGTCGAAGAGGGAAAGATAGTTGCGCGTGTTCTCGACTTTGTCTTTGCTGAGGGCAAATACTTTATGGAAGATGCCGCGACCGAGGTAGGGAGCTTTGCTGAGCGCGGGGTTGCGGACGATATCGAGATTGGTGTTTCCGGCGAGGCCGAAACCGAGCGTGAGCGCGGAACCGCCGGCCTCTTCGATGTCGACGAGAAATTCGGTGGAGTCGTTGAGGCGCATGCCCGTGTAGAGGGTCATGACGCGGGAGGTGGCTTTTTCATACTTCGGGCTGAGACTATGCGGTCCGCTGTAGGGCGCGTGAAAATCGGGAT contains the following coding sequences:
- a CDS encoding NRAMP family divalent metal transporter, translated to MRVPDARLTAPSGLVITHEDIDRAHDRERVLTTRTQRGPWSRARLLWLLVGPGILVMLGENDGPSMLSYAGTGARYGIGFFLPFVVLTFVMACIVQEMTVRLGAATHRGHAELIFDRFGPFWGWFSMIDLMVGNFLTLVTEFIAIRAGLGFFGIRPAVAVIGAWLVLFVALMAHRYWTWERITLFAAMFNLIFIPVALLSHPHWGAIGSALFTWKPLPGGVTPETVLFLLSNIGATVTPWMLFFQQSAIADKGLTTHDIRFGRIDTVLGATLAALAALATIVATAPLFAHGMSAGNFEGAEFAQALQPFVGHWGSALFALGIFEAGMVAAITISTSSAYAFGEVAHRPHSLNLPFQQGKSFYLVLILEAAAAAGLVLIPDIPLVYIVLLVNVIAVLAMPPALLFLYMLVNDREIMGDLVSPTWANILALGVVLILVAAGLLFGVSVVAPHALALLGGK
- the acnA gene encoding aconitate hydratase AcnA; this translates as MSVNSFNSKSTLKVSDKEYEIYRLDALDQQGISTKHLPFSLRILLENLLRTEDGRNVTKDEIRALAAWNRYSKPEKEIAFTPSRVLLQDFTGVPCVVDLAAMRDAMKTLGGDPALINPLQPVELVIDHSVQVDEFGTAQAFDLNALLEFQRNKERYSFLRWGQTGFRNLSIVPPDTGIVHQVNLEYLARVVFVNETPGKRVAYPDTLVGTDSHTTMINGLGVLGWGVGGIEAEAAMLGQPVSMLIPLVVGVKLSGRLREGATATDLVLTVTEMLRKHGVVGKFVEFFGPGLRDLPLADRATIANMSPEYGATCGIFPIDKETLKYLRLTGRSEEQIALVEAYAREQGIFHDEKTAEAEYSELLSLDLATVEPSLAGPKRPQDRVVLSQAGESFQKALPSLIKPKAAAASTSTAAANKTTTKEHWELEGGSPAAIGVEDPNVHEHVPASVKNSLKHGSVVIAAITSCTNTSNPSVLIGAGLLAKKAVEKGLTMPAWVKTSLAPGSKTVTEYLAKAGLTPYLEKLKFHLVGYGCTTCIGNSGPLPEEVSKAIDENELVVASVLSGNRNFEGRINSEVRANYLMSPPLVVAFALAGRIDIDLRKDPIGKGRDGQPVYMADIWPSQREIEETLQQSISSDMFSKSYADVFSGDERWRGLAVPKGETYAWEKDSTYIRQAPYFDDMAVKPEPVHDIKKARVLAVLGDSVTTDHISPAGSIKKDSPAGKYLQEHGVKPGDFNSYGSRRGNHEVMVRGTFANVRLRNKLVATEGGFTRHLPTGTEMSIFDASEKYRAAGTPLVILAGKEYGAGSSRDWAAKGPALLGVRAVIAESYERIHRSNLVGMGVLPLQFPAGQNAESLKLTGEEVFEITGIRDLVEKFAAGSKVKVRASAKGSPDIEFNALVRIDTPQEALYYANGGILQYVLRQLLKG
- a CDS encoding adenylosuccinate synthetase, with protein sequence MSSRVRKVVMVCRTYPIRVQDPPKGTSGPMSLPIEWSDVAQRSGIALAKLKKTEKTSTTNRDRRVSEFDWALLRKAAALNGPTDVALTFADYLHKNNENARRFEQLNVDDIQFIEQVEIVAAAPVSLISTRFDFRSIIDRRAW
- a CDS encoding adenylosuccinate synthetase, with product MPKLIVLISGSVSAGKSTLSDNLRRQYTASRLKTKDVLQDLALSKLKKTLPAERTALQQFGTELDKETGGEWVLNALKRHIVDGKIGQDDVVVVDAVRILEQIKAIRKSYGFAVKHVHLEASPPALAKRYKARGNVSLKELRTYSAVEKDPTESRVALLRNSADFVVNTERCTAEDVLVRVATYLGLVTRDYSRLVDVYVGGQFGSEGKGHIISYVAREYQVLVRVGGPNAGHKVFMDEGAVTHHQLQLLIGNQQR
- a CDS encoding ImmA/IrrE family metallo-endopeptidase, producing the protein MRALSRGRDPIEAITSEARDLVFRALELGWQGPPFDPFKLAELLGIQTQPTTEVLDARTVPVGGRFRIEFNPDRPRRRTRYSVFHEIAHTLFPDCADTIRHRGTHNAARRDDWQLETLCNMAAAEFLLPTGALKQIDTLRASVDTVLALREKYEASAEAALLRICRLTSETALAFSSHRDAAGRYVIDYATPTASAAQWSLRPGWNLPTKTAAAECTAIGFTAKQSEHWSPLGDVNLECVGIAPFPLDIYPRVIGFLRPPQEQSRAGLPITYVRGDATSTRGDGSKVLVQVVNDGAFTWGGGGFAAAVKNKWPSAQRAFTLEVTNDKAKLKLGNVIANELQPNVVLTSLVAQHGYGPSPRPRIRYGALRDGLLQVAKIAKAKNATVHMPRIGTGLAGGAWPVVEEIVREVLVQAAIKVFVYDLPQGKERAKAQQDLAFTA
- a CDS encoding group I intron-associated PD-(D/E)XK endonuclease encodes the protein MQMEQWEKFRTFKQRGEWVELLFMAAAALRGFGISKPWGDSAACDVGIHHGSNYLRVQVKSSSYRRGTGYYCEFKPQDFQTGYSLEQVDLFAAYVIPTDAWYLIPAAVLLRQHIQGLQLCPVRPSTRCPYLYEKYREAWKMLAKNRCALSRLGNR
- a CDS encoding carbohydrate porin, whose amino-acid sequence is MRLKVIFDFAKADTAQCSRARLRPSLQFAQFALALAAAIAIAAPASAQQSPAPAPPPAQTDAEAVADPSVSADDNTQSMLPHFKDTRFWISGQTNFIFQTHPDFHAPYSGPHSLSPKYEKATSRVMTLYTGMRLNDSTEFLVDIEEAGGSALTLGFGLAGNTNLDIVRNPALSKAPYLGRGIFHKVFALSKDKVENTRNYLSLFDELPRRRIEFRIGKFSMPDFFDINSVGSDTHFQFANWTIDNNGAWDYAADTRGYTVGLTADYEDRNWGFRFAEALMPKVANGIDLVWQPWQAHGENWEYELRRGVLPKRTGVVRLLAFTNYANMGIYRDQIIQAAAQDTTPDITAHPWHITRKYGFGINTEQTLTHYLTAFARFGWDNGKTESFAYTEVDQTVAEGVGANGAWWHRKQDRAGIAFVSNAIKKDHQNYLAAGGLGFLLGDGHLNYGRENILESYYTVHVWRGIYLAPGLQHINNPGYNRDRGPVVVPYFRAHVEF